The Kordia sp. SMS9 DNA window CGTTCAATGAAGATTGGAGCATTTGGCTAAAAAAAGGCGTGAAAATTTTCGACAAGAAAAAATCCAACAAAGACAAATCATAAACATGCATAAAAGCAACACGTTACTTATGACGTTTACACGAAATCCCGAATTGGGAAAAGTAAAAAGTCGCTTGGCAAAAGGCATTGGTGAAAAAGCCGCATTGGAAGTATATATTCAACTTTTAGAACATACCAAAAGTGTACTGCAACAAATAGACGTAGACAAATGTGTATGGTATTCTGTCGCAGTGCGAAAAAATGATTTGTGGAATGATAAAATCTATCAAAAAAAAGCACAAATTGGAGACGATTTAGGCGCACGAATGTTAAATTCATTCAAAGATGCTTTTCAAAATAATTATGAAAAAGTCATTATCATTGGAAGCGATTTATACGATTTGCGCCCAACACACATTCAAGAAGCCATTGATGCTTTAGACACTAATGATGTTGTCATCGGACCTGCAAAAGATGGCGGATACTATTTATTGGGAATGAAAACACTGCACGAAAAAGCGTTTGCACCAAAAGCTTGGGGAACGGAAACCGTATTGGCAGACACCTTAAAAGAGTTAGATTCACAAAAAATACAGTTGTTAGAAACGCTAAACGATATAGATTACGCAGAAGATTTACTACCTTACGAAACTTTTAAAAAATACACTTCATAAATATATTTATGTTAAAACACATCGCAGAAACCACCGAATATTTACAAAAAAAAGGATTTGACAATCCTGAAATTGGCATCGTTCTAGGAACAGGTTTGGGAAAACTCATAGACGATATCGAAATCATCGCAGAAGCCCATTATAACAATATTCCTTACTTTCCATTGGCAACAGTAGAATTCCATACGGGAAAGCTTGTCTTTGGAAACTTGGCAGGAAAAAAAGTAGTCGTAATGCAAGGACGTTTTCATTTATATGAAGGCTATGATTTTATCGACATCACCTACCCGATTCGCATCATGCACAAACTCGGAATTCAAAAACTCCTAGTGTCTAATGCCGCAGGTGCCATCAATCTCAATTACAAAAAAGGCGACATCATGATCATTGACGATCACATCAACTTGCAAGGTGGATCGCCATTGGCTTTTAAAGGTGTGAGCGAATTTGGAGAACGTTTTGCAGACATGAGCGCTCCGTACGATGCAGACATGATTGCAACCGTGGAGAACATTGCCGCAAATCACAATATTGACATTCAAAAAGGGGTTTACGCAAGTGTTGTGGGGCCGCAATTAGAAACACGTGCCGAATACCGAATGTTAAAAATCATTGGTGCAGATGCCGTGGGAATGAGTACCGTTCCCGAAGTTATTGTTGCCAATCACTTAAACGTGCCGTGTTTGGCAGTTTCGGTGTTGACAGACGAATGCGATCCTGATAACTTAGCACCTGTAGACATTGCGGACATCATTGCAGTCGCTGGAAAAGCCGAACCAAAAATGATTACTCTTTTTAGTGAACTGATCAAAACGTTGTAAGATGTCAGTATGAAGTTATGAGTATTGAGAGGTTAGTATTGAGAAATTAGTATTGAGTATTGAGAAGTTAAAAAGCGTGGTCTGAGGCACTCGAAGACCACCCCAAAGCAAACAGCTAGAAGCTAAAAAAACAAAAAAATGAGTTATTTAGACACTACACACGACGTATATAAAGAAGCAGCCTTAACGCCAGACGTTGGACTGTGTTGCACTACAAACCCAATTTGGGAATTGCCAGGGTTAAAAATTCCGAAAATCATGCAGGAAATGAATTATGGATGCGGAAGTACAGTGCATGCGCGCGATTTAACCAACAATCCAACGATGTTATATGTTGGCGTTGGTGGCGGAATGGAATTATTGCAATTTTCATATTTCAATCGCCAAAAAGGTGGCGTGATTGGATTGGATGTCGTAGATGAAATGTTAGAAGCATCTCGTAAAAACTTTACAGAAGCCGAAGCACAAAACGATTGGTTTAAAAGTGAGTTTGTAGACTTGCGAAAAGGCGATGCGCTCAACTTGCCTGTGGATGATAATAGTATAGATGTAGCAGCGCAAAACTGCTTGTTCAACATCTTTAAAACAGACGATTTAAAGAAAGCGATTGCAGAAATGTATCGTGTACTCAAACCACATGGAAAACTCGTCATGAGTGATCCAACGTGTGAACAACCGATGAACGAAACCTTACGTAACGACGAACGCTTACGCGCTTTATGTTTAAGTGGAAGCTTGCCAATTGCAGAATATGTAAAAATGTTGACAGACGCAGGTTTTGGAACCATTGAAATTCGCGCTAGAAAACCATACAGAATTTTAGATCCAAAAAACTATCCAACAGACGAATTAATCTACATCGAATCTATTGAAGTGGCAGCCATCAAAGATCCAATGCCAGCGGACGGACCGTGTATTTTTACAGGAAAAGCGGCAATTTACTTTGGTACAGAAGATTACTTTGACGATGAAAAAGGACATATTTTATTGAAAAATCAGCCGATTGCGATTTGTGACAAAACTGCACAAGCGTTGGCCGATTTAGGACGCGACGATATTTTCATTTCAGAATCTACCTATCATTATGATGGTGGTGGATGTTGTTAAAAAGTATTGAGTATTGAGATGTTAGTATTGAGAAGTACTTTGAAACGTCATCATTACGAGCGATAGCGCGGTAATCTGTTTATCATAAGCAGTTTCGTTATTTGAAGCATGAGATTGCCATGAATTTTCACAAAAACTTGTAAAACAAATCTAAACGTTCTCTATGAACGCAAACTATATAAACACCACAGTTTACGAATTGAACTGTGGTGTTTTTTTATTTTTTGAAAGGTCGCTACAAAAAACACGACCGATTCCTTAGGTTTTTTTGCGAAGTTTGAGTTACCAAACGAACGAAAAAGCAAGCTCAATAGAAACGGAAAAGAATACGTAAATTTGTAAGCTATGGAAAACTATCTTGATATCTTTCTAAAATCATACAGCGAGTATTGGAATTACTTTTTGAACTTGATTTATTTTAGAGAAATTGAAAACTATTTTTACGGCTTAATCGCAATTTCTTTGATCGTTTGGATATTGGAAATCTTATTTCCTTGGCGAAAAAATCAAGCTATTTTTCGCAAAGATTTTTGGTTGGATACGTTTTACATGTTTTTCAACTTCTTCATTTTTAATTTGATTCTTTTTACAGCACTTTCCAACACAACCGCGGCGTTTTTTAATGATATTTTAGGTGTAATCGGACTTTCGATAGAAAGCATACAATTGTTCAATGTGAGCGCGCTTCCAGCTTGGGCTGGCTTGTTGATTTTCTTTGTCGTTTCTGATTTTGTGCAATGGAATACACATCGTTTGTTGCACAGAGTTGACTTTTTGTGGAACTTTCACAAAGTGCATCATTCCGTAAAAGAAATGGGCTTTGCCGCACATTTACGCTATCATTGGATGGAAACGGTTGTGTACAAATCGTTGCTTTACATTCCGATTGCGCTTATTGGTGGATTTAGTGTTCAAAATGTTGCGTTTGTATATTTCTTTACCATTTCTGTTGGTCATTTGAATCATGCCAATTTGGGTTGGGATTATGGTTTTTTAAAATATATTTTCAACAATCCGAAGATGCATATTTGGCATCACAGCAAGAAATTGCCTAGAAAATACGGTGTCAATTTCGGTCTTACGTTAAGCATTTGGGATTATCTTTTCAGAACAAATTATATTCCAAAAAGCGGGCGCGATATTGAACTAGGTTTTGCAAATGACGAAACCTTTCCGCAAGATTTTCTACAACAAGAAATCTATCCTATCAAACTAAAAAAAGATTAACACTATGCGACAAATTATAAGTACAATTGTGATAACAATTTGTTTCATTTCTTGTGGAACGCAGCAAAAATCTACTAAAAAAACTCCAGAAACGGTGTTCACTATATTAGATTCTATTCAGAAGAAATTTGATGAAATTGCGGAAAAAGATAGTATCAATTTTAAAAAGAATGCAAAGTTTGTTTCTAGTAAATCCATTTCAAAATCCAATCATACAGCGTGGCACAATCTGCTTCAAAAATATGTGTCTGACGACGGAAAGGTAAATTATGTAGGATTGAAAGAAGATCGCCAAAAGGTATTGATGTATATTGATCAGTTGGGAGCACAAAAACCTACGAAAGACTGGTCTAGAAACGAAACTTTGGCGTATTGGATCAATGCGTATAATGTGATGACCGTTGATTTGATTTTGGATAGTTATCCTGCAAGAAAAGGCATCAAAGAAATTCGAAATCCTTGGAAACAACGACGCTGGACAATTGAAGGAAGAGCGTATAATTTAGATGAAATTGAGCATGACATTTTACGTAAAATGAACGAACCAAGAATTCATTTTGCCATCAATTGCGCTTCGTTTTCCTGTCCTCCATTATTGAATGAAGCATTTACGGCAAACAAAATGGAATCGCAATTAACGCAAGTTACCAAAGCATTTTTGGCGGATTCAAAACGAAATACCATCACCAAAAATCAACTGGAAATCTCTAAGATTTTTAAGTGGTTTTCAAAAGATTTTAAACAAAAGGGTTCGCTGATCGATTTTTTAAATTTGTACAGTCCCATCAAAATAAACGCAGACGCCAATATTGATTATAAAGACTACGATTGGCGTTTGAACGAATAGATTTTCAATAAAACCATCAAGACAGTTTCGTATACAAAGCAATGACAGCAAACAAAATTTCCATCATCGTTCCAATTTTCAACGAAGCAAATACCATTGTTTCGTTGCTGGAAACGTTGTTGGATCGCATGAAATATAAACATCATGAAATACTTTTGGTTGATGGCGGAAGTTCGGACGAAACGGTTGAACTTGTTTCCAACTTCATCTCAAAATTCAACAGAACTCAAAATGAACATCGAAAAAGATGTGTAGATCAGTTGTTTGGAAACGAAGATTTTGCCGTGTACATTCAACTTTTTGAATCTAAAAAAGGACGTGCCAAACAGATGAATTTTGGCGCGCAGAAAGCAACTGGAGACACCTTGTATTTTCTGCATGCAGACACGTTTCCTCCACAACATTTTGATGAATTTATTCTACAAGAAATCAACAACGGAAACGAAGCTGGCTGTTTTCGCATGAAATTTAATTCGTGGCATCCTGTGTTGCTCGTTTCACAGTTTTTTACACGTTTCAATCTCAGTTGGTGTCGTGGTGGCGACCAATCTTTATACATTTCTAAATCACTTTTTGACGAATTAAATGGTTTTGACGAATCATATATTATTTATGAAGATTGCGAATTTATCAATCGGTTGTATGCGCAGAAACAGTTTACTATCATTCCCAAAAGCGTGAAAACTTCTGCCAGAAAATACAAAACCAATGGCACCTGGAAATTACAATATCATTTCGCCATGATTCACGTCAAAAAATCTAAAGGTGCTACTCCACAAGAATTGTACGCGTATTATCAAAAACATATAGCTTCTTAGATAGTTAGACGCGCTTCGCTGTTAGATTTTAGACATGTTCGATACGTCTGTGCAAAAATTTCAGAAAAATTCGTGGCAATCTGTTTGTTTCATATTTGTATGTGTTATTTGGATTTTTCATAAAATAAGCTAATCGTTTTTAAATTCTCTATCAAAAAGTTCGACTTTAGAAACTTTGGGTTTAGGCTTCTTAGACAATATTAGAAAGAAGTATTAGAAACGTCCTTGAGGAGCATAACGACGTGGCAATCTGTTTCTTTAATAATTAAAAAGTTTTCTTTGAAAAACGCTAAATACTCACAGCTTTTTACCACGAATGCACGAATGTAGACGCACTTTGGGTTTAGACTTTTTCCACTTAGCAAAAATCTCTTAGATTGTTAGATAATTTCATTGTAAAAAGTTCAAAAAGCAATCGCGTGTCTAAAAGCGCAGCGTATCTAACAATCATTCTTCAAACTGTTCCAAAATCTCTTCTAACTTTCGTACGTGTACGCCATACAATTTATCTGTCCAAAGTACCGTAATGTAGTAAATTAGTAATCCGCACACCAAGTATCCTAAAATCACTAAAATCAACGTGCTAGTTGGCATTTGTAATAAAAACCATTCTGAAAAACGATCGACATCATTACGAACAGAGCCCATAAACAAGGCTGCGATAGGAATTGGTAATACTAACGAACCCGCAATAATTCCTGATTTATACACTTCCATGGTGAGTTTAATGTCGTAAATAAAACGCAATATAGTTTCTTTGGTTTGCTGAGTTATATTAGACGTTCTTCGCAGAAACCAAACCATTTTTGCTAAATATCCAAGCGTCATAATAAACGTTAGAAACATACAAATAAGGTAGGTCGCACGTGGCAATTCGTACATTTTAATGATAAATGGATAGCAAAAGAAAACAATAAAAGCAACCAATTGAATCGCAATTTCTCCTTTCATCGTTTTGCGAATTTGAGCAATTGGCATTTGACTTTTTTTGAGGTTTTCTAAACTTGTTGGCAGTTGTAAATCGTCTTGATTTTCGTCATCCATCAATTCTTTTATTTTATCAAAATCCATGATGTTGTGTTTTTATAATTTCTTTTAATTTTTTCTTCGTTCTATTGAGCTTTACGCGAACATTTACAGGCGACATTCCTAAGTTTTTCGCCATTTCTTCTCCTGAAAATCCTTCGATAAACTGAAAGATCAGCGCTTTTTCAATTTTATTTAATTGCTGCACAGCTTTGTAAAAAATTGCCAGTTGTTCTTCCTTTTCATCCGAATATTCTTCATGCGCCAATTGCACATGTTCAGGCATTTTATAAGTATCTGGCTTGCGCTTTTCTTTCTTAAAAAATACAATTGCTGTATTCAATGCTACGCGATACATCCAGCTTGAAAATTGACTATTTCCATTGAACGATTTGAGCGATTTCCACAGTTGCAAAATAATTTCTTGTACCAAGTCTTCACGATCGTTCGCATCTTCAAAATACATGCGAGAGACCTTGTGCAAAATACCTTTGTGTGTGGTAATTTTAGTAAGAAATTCGTGTTCTGTGAGTTCCAATGGTTGATGCTTTAAAATACAGGTGTCACCGTAAATCCTTGTTTTTGAAGTAATGCAATTACGCCGTTTTCTCCTGGCAAATGTGCTGCGCCCACGGCAAATAAATTGGATTGTTTTTTCATAAGTTCTGGCATCAGTTTCGCCCAATTATTGTTGCGAACGGTCAACATCCAATATTCCGCATTTTTGTTAAAAAAACGTTCGTCTTTCATATCGTTATGGAGCTTGCCAATTTCTTCATTCTTGTACGATGTTACCATGTCTTGCATCATTGTTTTGTATTCAGAGAACAGTTTTACTTGCTGCCATAAAAAGTCTTTTGGATATGCTTTCGCAAAAAAATCCAATTGACCGTCCAAGGTTTCCAATCCGGCTACTTTTTTATTATTTGCTTTTGCAAGACTTGTCAATTCTACTTCATACATTTTTTTAATAGGACAATTATAACTTTGCTGAATCAACAGCGTATACACTGTCATTAAGGTATAACTATTCACCATTTGCAGTGACATGTTTAGTTCTTTTTTCAGTAAATTATCGAGAAATGTTTGCTGCTCTTTTGACAATTCTTCCGTTAATTTTCCGCCAGACATCATCTTTTTTTGAGCTGCCATTAATGCTTTTGTGTCCGACATGTCAACTTCTAACACTAAATTTTCTGTTTCTTTAAACGCATTGGTCACCTTTGCAGGAATGGCAAAATCATCTTTGCACAGAATATGAATCGTTCCCAGCAAATACGAAGGTTTTTCAAGGTCTTTGTGTTCAATTTTCCACAGAACAGAATTTTCAAGTTTTTGATCTTGTGCGTTGATTGTAAAACTGCTTACGATGAAGCAACAGAGTGCAATAATTTTTTTCATGATGTTGTTTTTTATACAAGAAATTTTTCAGCTGAATAGATTTTCTTTCAATTTATATCTATTTGCTCCGTAAGTAGCAACTTTGAAAATATGTTACAAAAAAAATATTTTTATTTTTAATTAACTGATTGCCTGCATTATAAAATATTTTAAAACACTCTTAATCAACTTGAAAATATACCAAGCTGATCTTTCATATCAAAAATCATATCAATAACACTAAAGTGATACGGAATAAACTGTTTCGATTGAATGAGCGTAACTATCTCGTCTTTATAAGCCCATTTTACATTTTGCACTTCAGTTTCTTGCAGTGTTAATTTTGTAAGATCTACCTCAGCTTTTAGAATATAATAATCGTCAAATCCTCTTTGAAAGTTGATGGTGAAATGAGGTCTGATAGTTGTAAAATCAAATGCATACCCTAATTCTTCAAACAATTCTCTTTCTGCGGCTTGTTGAGAAGTTTCACCAGCTTGCGCTGTTCCTCCAACGGTAATATCCCATAAATTTGGCCAGCCTTTTTTAAATGGTTGTCGCTGTTGAATGAGCAATTGATTGTTGGAATTGATAATTGCTACGTGAATCACCAAATGAAATTCATCAGCATTCAACGTATCGCCACGCGTAACAACTTTACCTTTTTTGATTCGATACTTGTCGTAAATATCCCATTCTTCCATGAAAATGACTGCTTTTTAATAAATATTGAAAAGTGATATTATTTCGCCGCAATGACGTCAATTTCAATTTTTGCACCAATAGCGAGTCCGCCAGCCGCAAAAGTTGTCCGTGCAGGTTTGTTTGGAAAGTATTGTACATACACACTATTAAAATCTTTAAAATCGTTGATGTCTGCTAGAATTACCGTGCATTTTACCACACGATCTAACGAAGAATTGTGTTGTGCTAAAACCGCTTTTATGTTTTCAATGGCTTGTTTGGTTTCCGCTTTAATTCCGCCTTCGACCAACATTCCTTTGGTATGATCTTTCCCTATTTGTCCAGCTAAGAAGAGTAAATTTTCCGTTTCTACTGCGGCGCTAAATGGTGTGTTTTGTCGTTGTGGCAAGTGTGATTTGTGGAATTTGACATCCGTTGTTTTGGTTTCGTTTGACGTTTGACAACTGGTGAAGCATAGTAAAAATACTACGCAAAGAGAAAAGATGGTTTTCATGGTGTTTGATTTTCAGACTTTGAGTGTCTCTTTCTTTGACTTTAAAGAATCTTTTTTAACTTGAATGTAATCATTAATCCCTTTAGATTCTAGATGAAGTTTTATTTGCTTTGCCAATTCATAAGCTAGATTAACTGGAACTGCATTTCCTATCATTTTATACCCAGCTGCTACTTTGTTATAAACAAATATGAAATCATCAGGAAAAGTTTGTATTCGAGCACATTCTCGAACACTTAAACGTCTATATAAATGCTCTTTACCAGGCACAAAAATCCTAATATTTTTTTCTATAAATTTCATTTTGGGTGCTTGAGGATGAATAGGAGCATGCCTTCCTCCTGCTTGAATAGTGAAAGATTGTTCATCCCAACTTCTTACTCTATTTCGAGACATAAATATCGTTGAAAAACTTCCAACCATATACTCATTATTAGGTACTAGGCAACTATTTCCATTTGTATAATTCTTTTCCTTGGCGGCTAAAACTGAATCTTTTAAATCACTAATTCTTTCTTTTAATGATATTTTTTGTGAAAATTTTTCAGGAAACTTAAAATTGATTTTTAAATCTTTTCTAAAACCTATAAAAAAAACTCTTTTTCTATCTTGAGGAACTCCATAGTCCGAAGCATTCAATAATTCAAATGATAAATCATATCCAACACCAGCACTTTTGAACATTTCTTTAATATTTTTTAAAGCATCATTATGCCTAGGAAGTAACATTCCTGACACATTTTCAGCTAAAAAAAATAAAGGTTGTTTATCTTCTAAGACTTCAATAAAATTAAAAAAAAGTTGTCCTCTTTTATCTTTAATTCCTCTCAATGCTCCTGCTTCACTCCAACTCTGACAAGGAGGTCCTCCAATAATTCCAATAGGATTATCTGGGATTTCAGAAACCGAAATATTACGCATACTTCTCCTATCTAAAAAAGTGTTTGGATGATTTTTCTCATACGTTTCCCATATCTCTTTGTCGTATTCATTTGCCCATGTCACATTGAATCCAGCTTTTTCAAAACCAAGGTCAAGTCCACCTGCACCTGCAAAAAAAGAAATTATATTCATTATTTAATATTATATTTTATTAGTATGGAATCCAACAATTTTGCTGTATTGTTAGGGTTTTTAATCTTAACCGATTTCATCTTTACTTGCTTTAAAGATTCTAAATTTTCTCGATCTATTTTTGAAAATGAATTAAACTTATCACGAGTCATTAACACCCTTAGTTTAAATGCAGCACCTTCATTGTCATTTATATATTGGAAAACCTTATTTGGATTAGCAATATGCCACATACCTCTTATTCTTAAATCAGTAATTCCCAAAGGATCAACTTTCTTAACTTTACCTAACTCTTTTGTTTCTGTAAATTCAACATCGCTAATTTCAGTTATACCTTCAGTTATTTTATTTTTTATTCTTTGATAAATAGATTTGTCCGCGGCATAACAATCTCCATATACCAACCATAACCAGTTTATCTTATCATCACTAGTATAACCTACTGCATAAATAATATCTTTTACTTTCCAATCTTCACAATCTCTACATGATTTTGTTATCATTGGACTATCTGAATATAATTTAGCTTTAGGGAAAGAACTATTCAATGCCAAAGTACTACCTGGACTCTGAATCTTTTTAACTTCGATAGCATCTCCATTCTTAATCATCAAATCTGGAGGATTATTCTGATTTCCTAAATATGAGAAGTGTTTTTCATACTCTGTGAGACTTTCTCCTTCACTACTATTAATTGTATTTGCAAATATATCTTTAATATAAGTTTCTAAAGCACCCCCAACGCTATTTGCTCTATTTCTTCCTTGATAATAAGATTTTATATCTATTACAGGGTTTTCTACCAAATTTTTTATTGCAATCAAAATATTTGTCATAGTAACAAAAATAAAAATTTCGAACTTACCTTTTTCAACCACTCCAATTAATTATAAACAAATATAAAACGTAAATGAAGATTCAGTATTCAAAAATAGAGATTCCTGCCTGCGCAGAAATGACAGAGTAAACAGGATGAGATTCCTGCCTACGCAGGAATAAAAAAGTAGCTAATTAAAAATACTGCCCAATTCCAAAGACGATTCCGCGACTTGCATTTTTAGTAATTCCGTAGCCGTAATCTATTCGGAAAATAGCGTTGAAGATGCGCTTGTGTATGAATCGTAAACCAACTCCAGGATAGATTCTAAAGTTTTGACTGTCTACGAAATCGCCAAAGTCTCCGCCTGGATTTCGCCACGTTCCTGCATCAATGAATCCGTTTCCTTGTAGAATAAACCAACCTTTTTCATACAGTGTATAACGATATTCAGAGTTTAATACAATACTTCCTGTTCCGCGATCAATGATGTTTCCAACACCTCGAATGTTTAAATTATTATCTACTGAAAATGGTGCAAATGGACTGTCATCATTGGAGGAAAGACCAAAACGAAAACGATTTGCCCAGTTTCCTTTTTCGCCAATGCGTTTAAAATATAAAAAGTCGCTCCAACCAATTAAGAAATTGTCTTGAAAATCATTTTCAGTGGTCACATATTGTAAATATAACGTGTTTTTGATGCCTTCTACATATTGATAATCATAATCTAAATCATCGTATTCATAGACAAATTTGAGCATTTGCTTGTCTAGCGAGAGACTTTGCGGAATGACAGTAGAAGTCAATCCATTTAAGTAACTGTATTCTTCTTTGAATATGTTGATTCCGAATTGCAATAAGTTTTTAAAGTTGATTTGATACAACGCCAATACTTCAAACGACGTGTTGCTGTATTTGTAATTTGCCGAACCGTTGTCAAAAAACAATGGCTCTTCACTCGTCCAGTTTTGGTGATTGATGGCGAGTCCGAAGTTTCGTGTAATTAAATTCGGCGCACGCAAATTGATTCCGTATGAGTCAAATCCGTTGTTCTGATAAAATCCGCCAAAAGCGATGTTTCTTCCCAAAAAATTATAATCATACAAACCTACTTTATAGGCAAATTGCTGATTGGTTGTTGTCCAAATATTGACATTGGGAATGAGCGTGAAGTTTTCTTCAATATTAAAATAGACATTATACAGATTGTCATGCGAATAGAAAATTTGATAGTACGCATGTGAAACTCCCGCCAATCGCTTCAAAAGAATAACATCTTTGTCCAACTGAAGTG harbors:
- a CDS encoding NUDIX domain-containing protein, with product MEEWDIYDKYRIKKGKVVTRGDTLNADEFHLVIHVAIINSNNQLLIQQRQPFKKGWPNLWDITVGGTAQAGETSQQAAERELFEELGYAFDFTTIRPHFTINFQRGFDDYYILKAEVDLTKLTLQETEVQNVKWAYKDEIVTLIQSKQFIPYHFSVIDMIFDMKDQLGIFSS
- the arsM gene encoding arsenosugar biosynthesis arsenite methyltransferase ArsM, which encodes MSYLDTTHDVYKEAALTPDVGLCCTTNPIWELPGLKIPKIMQEMNYGCGSTVHARDLTNNPTMLYVGVGGGMELLQFSYFNRQKGGVIGLDVVDEMLEASRKNFTEAEAQNDWFKSEFVDLRKGDALNLPVDDNSIDVAAQNCLFNIFKTDDLKKAIAEMYRVLKPHGKLVMSDPTCEQPMNETLRNDERLRALCLSGSLPIAEYVKMLTDAGFGTIEIRARKPYRILDPKNYPTDELIYIESIEVAAIKDPMPADGPCIFTGKAAIYFGTEDYFDDEKGHILLKNQPIAICDKTAQALADLGRDDIFISESTYHYDGGGCC
- a CDS encoding TIGR04283 family arsenosugar biosynthesis glycosyltransferase, which translates into the protein MTANKISIIVPIFNEANTIVSLLETLLDRMKYKHHEILLVDGGSSDETVELVSNFISKFNRTQNEHRKRCVDQLFGNEDFAVYIQLFESKKGRAKQMNFGAQKATGDTLYFLHADTFPPQHFDEFILQEINNGNEAGCFRMKFNSWHPVLLVSQFFTRFNLSWCRGGDQSLYISKSLFDELNGFDESYIIYEDCEFINRLYAQKQFTIIPKSVKTSARKYKTNGTWKLQYHFAMIHVKKSKGATPQELYAYYQKHIAS
- a CDS encoding purine-nucleoside phosphorylase, encoding MLKHIAETTEYLQKKGFDNPEIGIVLGTGLGKLIDDIEIIAEAHYNNIPYFPLATVEFHTGKLVFGNLAGKKVVVMQGRFHLYEGYDFIDITYPIRIMHKLGIQKLLVSNAAGAINLNYKKGDIMIIDDHINLQGGSPLAFKGVSEFGERFADMSAPYDADMIATVENIAANHNIDIQKGVYASVVGPQLETRAEYRMLKIIGADAVGMSTVPEVIVANHLNVPCLAVSVLTDECDPDNLAPVDIADIIAVAGKAEPKMITLFSELIKTL
- a CDS encoding TraB/GumN family protein — translated: MKKIIALCCFIVSSFTINAQDQKLENSVLWKIEHKDLEKPSYLLGTIHILCKDDFAIPAKVTNAFKETENLVLEVDMSDTKALMAAQKKMMSGGKLTEELSKEQQTFLDNLLKKELNMSLQMVNSYTLMTVYTLLIQQSYNCPIKKMYEVELTSLAKANNKKVAGLETLDGQLDFFAKAYPKDFLWQQVKLFSEYKTMMQDMVTSYKNEEIGKLHNDMKDERFFNKNAEYWMLTVRNNNWAKLMPELMKKQSNLFAVGAAHLPGENGVIALLQKQGFTVTPVF
- a CDS encoding DNA cytosine methyltransferase, which codes for MNIISFFAGAGGLDLGFEKAGFNVTWANEYDKEIWETYEKNHPNTFLDRRSMRNISVSEIPDNPIGIIGGPPCQSWSEAGALRGIKDKRGQLFFNFIEVLEDKQPLFFLAENVSGMLLPRHNDALKNIKEMFKSAGVGYDLSFELLNASDYGVPQDRKRVFFIGFRKDLKINFKFPEKFSQKISLKERISDLKDSVLAAKEKNYTNGNSCLVPNNEYMVGSFSTIFMSRNRVRSWDEQSFTIQAGGRHAPIHPQAPKMKFIEKNIRIFVPGKEHLYRRLSVRECARIQTFPDDFIFVYNKVAAGYKMIGNAVPVNLAYELAKQIKLHLESKGINDYIQVKKDSLKSKKETLKV
- a CDS encoding RNA polymerase sigma factor, giving the protein MELTEHEFLTKITTHKGILHKVSRMYFEDANDREDLVQEIILQLWKSLKSFNGNSQFSSWMYRVALNTAIVFFKKEKRKPDTYKMPEHVQLAHEEYSDEKEEQLAIFYKAVQQLNKIEKALIFQFIEGFSGEEMAKNLGMSPVNVRVKLNRTKKKLKEIIKTQHHGF
- a CDS encoding RidA family protein, whose product is MKTIFSLCVVFLLCFTSCQTSNETKTTDVKFHKSHLPQRQNTPFSAAVETENLLFLAGQIGKDHTKGMLVEGGIKAETKQAIENIKAVLAQHNSSLDRVVKCTVILADINDFKDFNSVYVQYFPNKPARTTFAAGGLAIGAKIEIDVIAAK
- a CDS encoding DUF547 domain-containing protein; the encoded protein is MRQIISTIVITICFISCGTQQKSTKKTPETVFTILDSIQKKFDEIAEKDSINFKKNAKFVSSKSISKSNHTAWHNLLQKYVSDDGKVNYVGLKEDRQKVLMYIDQLGAQKPTKDWSRNETLAYWINAYNVMTVDLILDSYPARKGIKEIRNPWKQRRWTIEGRAYNLDEIEHDILRKMNEPRIHFAINCASFSCPPLLNEAFTANKMESQLTQVTKAFLADSKRNTITKNQLEISKIFKWFSKDFKQKGSLIDFLNLYSPIKINADANIDYKDYDWRLNE
- a CDS encoding sterol desaturase family protein produces the protein MENYLDIFLKSYSEYWNYFLNLIYFREIENYFYGLIAISLIVWILEILFPWRKNQAIFRKDFWLDTFYMFFNFFIFNLILFTALSNTTAAFFNDILGVIGLSIESIQLFNVSALPAWAGLLIFFVVSDFVQWNTHRLLHRVDFLWNFHKVHHSVKEMGFAAHLRYHWMETVVYKSLLYIPIALIGGFSVQNVAFVYFFTISVGHLNHANLGWDYGFLKYIFNNPKMHIWHHSKKLPRKYGVNFGLTLSIWDYLFRTNYIPKSGRDIELGFANDETFPQDFLQQEIYPIKLKKD
- a CDS encoding TIGR04282 family arsenosugar biosynthesis glycosyltransferase; the encoded protein is MTFTRNPELGKVKSRLAKGIGEKAALEVYIQLLEHTKSVLQQIDVDKCVWYSVAVRKNDLWNDKIYQKKAQIGDDLGARMLNSFKDAFQNNYEKVIIIGSDLYDLRPTHIQEAIDALDTNDVVIGPAKDGGYYLLGMKTLHEKAFAPKAWGTETVLADTLKELDSQKIQLLETLNDIDYAEDLLPYETFKKYTS